In the genome of Gemmatimonadota bacterium, one region contains:
- a CDS encoding insulinase family protein: MIKTCAIISFLVCVLPTGTCHSYQLVGAEALSEELVAQHYTINSNLDAVIVVDKTIPTFEYHTYYSTGSADEVEGQQGRIHFLEHIMAGTGSHGPGKLNEIIVDNGGQNYAATTIHHMYLRMRFPKDKFDLAVEIDRDRYYGTLVNEEVVENEKKIVLTEKSRNSANSNKKFSNRFWGLVYKKKNFSGVGTEDFIKQLEPDDLKAYHDNFLRRQKRLVVVVGDVDMDHVLTKLDEAYGNEQIPDESSSESPSPQFPNPEIFGKKVKDTSKSLRIAKFWKSWQTPHLGHRDYATLLILARILTKASDSPRSSVIDSKLARIFRVSFNHYKGFSLLSCWADLPTDTSIDAIETAIQTELEEISARGVSEDEFTAAQNLQLKSMYSAFYNRSGMANEFGRAFAHTNDPLLYPKMIKDLKSAHRDDIPRLIDQYLRDDNSITLSLTLPPKEKTPLRTLLYYAFIFWILAGFVSLVVWAIRRLSSPERLYSNE; encoded by the coding sequence ATGATAAAAACCTGCGCGATCATCTCATTCCTTGTATGCGTCTTACCGACGGGCACTTGCCATTCTTATCAGCTTGTTGGAGCGGAAGCATTATCTGAAGAACTCGTCGCGCAACACTACACCATCAATTCCAACCTCGACGCCGTTATCGTTGTAGATAAAACAATCCCGACATTTGAATACCATACCTACTACAGTACTGGTTCAGCAGATGAGGTAGAAGGTCAACAAGGGCGGATACACTTCTTAGAGCACATCATGGCAGGAACTGGAAGCCATGGGCCGGGAAAACTCAACGAAATTATTGTCGATAACGGGGGGCAAAATTATGCCGCTACAACTATCCATCATATGTACTTAAGAATGCGATTTCCGAAGGACAAATTTGACCTTGCAGTTGAAATAGATCGCGATAGATATTACGGCACGTTGGTCAATGAAGAGGTCGTTGAAAACGAAAAGAAAATTGTACTAACGGAAAAAAGTCGTAATTCAGCAAACTCAAACAAAAAATTTTCCAATCGCTTTTGGGGCCTGGTCTATAAAAAAAAGAATTTTAGTGGTGTTGGGACTGAGGACTTTATTAAACAACTCGAACCTGATGATTTGAAAGCGTACCATGATAATTTCCTGCGCCGCCAAAAGAGATTGGTTGTGGTGGTCGGCGATGTGGATATGGATCATGTCCTGACCAAACTGGACGAAGCTTATGGCAATGAACAAATACCAGACGAATCATCGAGCGAATCACCTTCTCCGCAATTTCCCAACCCTGAAATATTCGGAAAAAAAGTAAAAGACACTTCAAAAAGCCTCCGTATTGCCAAATTCTGGAAAAGTTGGCAAACCCCCCATTTAGGCCATCGCGACTATGCGACCTTGCTCATTCTTGCCCGCATTTTGACCAAGGCCTCAGATTCCCCACGATCTTCTGTGATTGATTCTAAGCTCGCCCGGATTTTCAGAGTGTCATTTAACCACTATAAAGGATTTAGTTTGCTGAGTTGCTGGGCAGATCTGCCGACCGACACTTCCATAGATGCCATTGAGACCGCTATCCAAACAGAATTGGAGGAAATCAGCGCGCGCGGTGTCTCTGAGGACGAATTTACTGCGGCCCAAAATCTGCAATTAAAGTCAATGTATTCCGCATTTTACAACCGCTCAGGTATGGCCAATGAGTTCGGGCGAGCATTCGCTCATACCAACGATCCCTTACTATATCCAAAAATGATAAAAGATCTCAAATCTGCCCACAGAGACGACATCCCGCGCCTGATAGATCAATACTTGAGAGATGACAATTCCATAACTCTTTCCTTAACATTACCACCGAAAGAAAAAACACCTTTGCGAACCCTGTTATACTATGCGTTTATCTTCTGGATATTGGCAGGTTTTGTATCGCTGGTGGTATGGGCCATAAGAAGATTAAGTTCTCCTGAAAGGCTGTACTCAAATGAATAG
- a CDS encoding insulinase family protein, giving the protein MNRLLRVFLGFVLYFSYSILPAYAEISNHQIFYRQDKRAPLTRIDIIFLGAGSNQESPAQIGLARTVSKLIWEAAKKQGRIDQLAVLGTELYVFANTTSLTVSVSTLSENCAESIEIVRDVIYNFAFFESDLEDVKKQEMTNYRNDMDRNTTDFMRNFALAKTRDIKKLRSLKTLKKFSVKDIRRYYVRLLKTEVVFFKALSDRDSTEIAKLLRPITDESKDRLRRQTDGFVDSLRSPPFKILSDRDSTEIAKLFRPIRRQADGFVHSLAQPITDHYSGPSAFVFENYSRLKSVFCRWLIPCGMIGEEDYLPSMISRALGRYGARGLLYKYFRKELGLVYSIGCSYESSGDVRFLEIYADPRLQNSEELIAKMSDLIRGLSDDPRFWEEIKELRENRNVAYAHVHERLTPQRRLYSDVYRAIYNPPIRKGGSKSVTDAEVRAFLEKFFVPENMIMIFVGPKDHIIDILNRHWPQVDIRVHNTKELIE; this is encoded by the coding sequence ATGAATAGACTCCTAAGAGTATTTTTAGGCTTTGTACTATATTTTTCTTATAGTATCCTGCCCGCTTATGCAGAGATTTCCAACCACCAAATTTTTTATCGCCAGGACAAACGCGCCCCATTGACCAGAATTGATATTATCTTTCTCGGTGCGGGAAGTAACCAGGAATCCCCTGCTCAGATTGGGCTTGCAAGAACAGTCTCAAAGTTGATTTGGGAAGCTGCAAAAAAGCAAGGGCGCATAGATCAATTGGCGGTATTAGGCACCGAATTATACGTCTTTGCCAATACAACATCCCTGACCGTATCCGTTTCTACCCTGTCTGAGAATTGTGCTGAGTCCATAGAAATAGTCCGCGATGTCATATATAATTTCGCGTTTTTCGAGTCTGATCTGGAAGATGTGAAAAAACAAGAGATGACTAATTATCGGAATGACATGGATAGAAATACTACTGATTTTATGAGAAATTTTGCACTTGCAAAAACAAGAGATATAAAAAAACTCAGATCCTTAAAAACGCTGAAGAAATTTTCTGTAAAGGATATCAGGCGATATTATGTTCGGCTTCTGAAAACAGAAGTGGTGTTTTTTAAGGCACTCTCAGACCGAGATTCCACTGAGATAGCCAAACTGCTTCGTCCAATAACAGACGAGTCGAAAGATCGCCTGAGACGACAGACAGACGGTTTTGTAGATTCACTGAGATCTCCACCATTTAAAATACTCTCAGACCGAGATTCCACCGAGATAGCCAAATTGTTTCGTCCAATACGACGACAGGCAGACGGTTTTGTGCATTCACTGGCACAGCCAATCACCGATCATTATTCTGGACCTTCGGCTTTTGTATTTGAGAATTATTCACGCCTAAAGAGTGTTTTTTGTCGTTGGCTAATCCCCTGTGGGATGATAGGCGAAGAAGATTATCTTCCATCAATGATATCCAGAGCGCTTGGGCGATACGGCGCTCGGGGTTTGCTCTATAAATATTTCAGAAAAGAGTTGGGATTGGTCTATAGCATTGGTTGCTCTTATGAATCATCAGGAGATGTCAGATTCCTTGAAATTTACGCCGATCCTCGGCTACAGAACAGCGAAGAACTGATCGCAAAAATGTCCGACCTCATCCGAGGACTTTCCGACGACCCCCGCTTTTGGGAGGAAATAAAAGAGTTGCGTGAAAATCGCAATGTCGCCTATGCCCATGTCCATGAACGACTGACACCACAGCGAAGACTATACAGTGATGTATATAGAGCCATCTATAATCCGCCAATCCGCAAAGGTGGTTCTAAGTCGGTTACCGATGCTGAGGTACGTGCCTTTCTCGAAAAATTCTTTGTACCAGAAAATATGATCATGATCTTTGTCGGGCCTAAGGATCACATCATAGACATTCTGAATAGACACTGGCCCCAAGTTGATATTCGCGTTCACAATACCAAAGAATTGATTGAGTAG